From Jaculus jaculus isolate mJacJac1 chromosome 19, mJacJac1.mat.Y.cur, whole genome shotgun sequence, a single genomic window includes:
- the S100a16 gene encoding protein S100-A16: MADCYTELEKAVVVLVDNFYKYVSRHSLVKNKISKSSFRKMLQRELNHMLTDTANRKAADKLIQDLDANHDGRISFDEYWTLIGGITSPMANLIRQQECQQEQQPGSSS; this comes from the exons ATGGCCGACTGCTACACAGAGCTGGAGAAGGCCGTCGTTGTCCTGGTGGACAACTTCTACAAATACGTGTCGAGGCACAGCCTGGTCAAGAACAAGATCAGCAAGAGCAGCTTCCGCAAGATGCTCCAGAGAGAGCTCAACCACATGCTGACG GACACAGCGAACCGGAAGGCCGCTGACAAACTCATTCAGGACCTGGATGCCAACCACGACGGGCGCATCAGCTTTGATGAGTACTGGACCTTGATAGGCGGCATCACGAGCCCCATGGCCAACCTCATCCGCCAGCAGGAGTGCCAGCAGGAACAGCAGCCGGGCAGCAGCAGCTAG
- the S100a14 gene encoding protein S100-A14, with protein sequence MGQCRSANAEDAQEFSDVEKAIETLIKNFHQYSVEGGKETLTPSELQDLVTQQLPHLMPSNCGLEEKIANLGNCSDSKLEFGSFWALIGEAAKGVKMESPVPGS encoded by the exons ATGGGACAGTGTCGGTCAGCCAACGCTGAG GATGCTCAGGAATTCAGCGATGTGGAGAAGGCCATTGAGACCCTCATTAAGAACTTCCACCAGTACTCCGTGGAAGGTGGGAAGGAGACGCTGACCCCCTCTGAGCTGCAGGACCTGGTCACCCAGCAACTACCCCACCTCATGCCG AGCAACTGTGGGCTAGAAGAGAAGATTGCCAACCTGGGCAACTGCAGTGACTCTAAGCTGGAATTCGGGAGCTTCTGGGCGCTGATTGGAGAAGCAGCCAAGGGTGTGAAGATGGAGAGCCCGGTTCCTGGGAGCTGA